The following proteins are co-located in the Macadamia integrifolia cultivar HAES 741 chromosome 3, SCU_Mint_v3, whole genome shotgun sequence genome:
- the LOC122073676 gene encoding B3 domain-containing protein At2g33720-like: MEPTWYNHFILTKTKETNLLKERKDMLQAFKFCKRELVMIKSGKPKYLHCFLPTKEEEEEFAKKPVAEIMVPNDGWTIKKVLTGSDVGHLSRLLLGKHVVEKFIFPYWDQTIAQAVEHSRFRHEVNVIDIDTMGEHKLFFFRWACKGSYILQGNWSSQFVNRRKLKNDDMIGMFWDISSSSLVFSVLSRSS; the protein is encoded by the coding sequence ATGGAACCCACTTGGTATAATCACTTCATCCTCACAAAAACGAAGGAAACCAACCTGTTAAAGGAACGAAAAGATATGCTGCAAGCGTTTAAGTTTTGCAAACGTGAACTGGTGATGATCAAGTCTGGTAAACCTAAATATCTTCACTGCTTTCTCCCTaccaaagaggaagaagaagaatttgcaAAGAAACCAGTTGCTGAGATAATGGTCCCCAACGATGGATGGACGATCAAGAAGGTTCTGACGGGTAGCGATGTAGGGCACTTGTCGAGATTATTGTTGGGGAAACATGTGGTGGAGAAATTTATATTCCCTTATTGGGATCAGACCATAGCCCAAGCAGTCGAGCATTCTCGATTTCGCCATGAAGTGAATGTGATAGACATAGACACCATGGGTGAacacaagttgttcttcttcagGTGGGCTTGCAAAGGCTCTTATATCTTGCAAGGAAACTGGTCTTCTCAGTTCGTGAATCGTAGGAAATTGAAGAATGATGATATGATCGGAATGTTTTgggatatttcttcttcttctttagttttTTCTGTCCTTTCTCGTTCTTCTTAG
- the LOC122072729 gene encoding dof zinc finger protein DOF5.7-like, translating into MKPVTCDDKIRPPVEAMKCPRCNSTNTKFCYYNNYSLTQPRHFCKTCRRYWTKGGALRNVPIGGASRKNKIRTTTKSSTSKDYSSSSSSSIPSSHFGELRFGLSPTMDQFLQLGGGISDGGRGGLPFSKFPSSFGKDLSSSTAAAMPASGSFMTSSIESLSYINQDLHWKLQQQRLAMLFGGETRSHKDGDGGGEGGGGGGGGGDSLSALPVVLENQILPAQGISKEEVFAVNNNNPMNTKSCISSGATTTEWFYENSYTPTSTTITNNSGSNESNWNGILAWTDLHQYNALP; encoded by the coding sequence ATGAAGCCAGTCACCTGTGACGATAAGATAAGGCCACCGGTGGAAGCCATGAAATGCCCTCGATGCAATTCAACCAACACCAAGTTCTGCTATTACAATAATTACAGCCTTACACAGCCACGCCACTTCTGCAAGACATGTAGAAGGTATTGGACCAAAGGAGGTGCTCTTCGTAACGTTCCTATCGGCGGTGCTTCTCGCAAGAACAAGATTAGGACCACTACTAAGTCCTCCACTTCAAAGGActactcctcctcctcctcctcctccatacCATCATCTCACTTTGGTGAATTGAGATTTGGACTTTCTCCAACTATGGATCAGTTTCTACAACTTGGTGGTGGTATAAGTGATGGAGGTAGAGGTGGACTACCTTTCTCTaaatttccttcttcctttgggAAAGACTTATCATCATCCACGGCTGCTGCTATGCCAGCTTCTGGATCCTTTATGACTTCTTCAATCGAGTCTTTGAGTTATATAAATCAAGATTTGCACTGGAAGTTGCAGCAGCAGAGATTGGCTATGCTTTTTGGTGGAGAGACAAGATCACAtaaagatggagatggaggaggagaaggaggagggggaggaggaggaggaggtgattCACTCTCGGCTCTACCTGTTGTTCTTGAAAACCAGATCTTACCGGCACAAGGGATCTCAAAAGAAGAGGTTTTTgcagttaataataataatcccatGAACACGAAAAGCTGTATCAGTAGTGGTGCCACAACAACAGAGTGGTTCTATGAGAACTCTTACACTCCAACCTCCACTACCATCACCAACAACAGTGGCAGCAACGAAAGCAACTGGAATGGGATTCTAGCATGGACGGATTTGCATCAATATAATGCATtaccctag